The DNA region AGTCAGGCGTCGTCTCTTCACGGACACTCCGCCGGTAATCCCAGCGCAAAAAGGCCTCGCTCACCCCAGTATCAATGTGACTCCACGGCAAGGTCTCATCGAGCGGCCGGCGCCGATAGGCATACCACGACAGATCAAGCCCGCACTCAGCCGCAGCCTCATCCCAGATCGCCGGCTTGAAATGTTCACCCCAGGCGTCGAACCGTGCCCCTTTCCGATAGGCACGCTCTATAACCTCCCCAAGGCGCCGATCCCCGCGCGAAAGTGCCGCCTCAAGCCGGCTCTCTCCTGCATCATGCCAAGAGAGCTTCACGCCCGGAATGCGCAGCCCATCCTGCACAATCTTAATCCTTCGCGCGATCTCCTCCGGCTCAGCTTGGGCTGCCCATTGAAACGGCGTATGCGGCTTGGGAACAAATGTCGAGATCGTCACCCGCACCTCCGCGCGCGCGCCGCGGTATTGCCTGCCCAGCGCGTGCACCTTGCGGATGAGCGTCACAATCCCCCGCACGTCATCGTCCGTCTCCGTCGGCAGGCCGATCATGAAATACAGCTTGATCCCGTCCCAGCCGCGCTGAAACGCCAGCTCCACCGAGCGCATCAAGTCCTCTTCCGTCAGCGGCTTGTTGATCACATCGCGCAGCCGCTGCGTCCCCGCCTCAGGAGCAAACGTCAGCCCCGCTTTCTTCCCTTTCGCCACCGCATCGGCAAGCTTTACCGAAAAGCTATCCACCCGCAGACTGCTCAGCGAGATCTGGATATGGTCCTCGGCGTAGCGTTCCGCCAGCCGCGTCGCCACCTCATCAATCGTGCTGTGATCGCTCGTCGAAAGCGAGAGGAGCGTCACTTCGTCATAGCCAGTATTGCGCAGCAGCTCCTCAACCGTCGCAAGGATCTCCTCAGTCGAGCGCTCTCGCACCGGACGGGTCACCATCCCCGGCTGACAGAACCGGCAGCCTCGCGTGCAGCCGCGCATCACCTCAACCGCAACGCGATCATGCACCGTCTCCAGATACGGCACGATCGGTTTGGTCGGCAGCGGCGGCAGCTGCCGAACAATCGCTCGCCGCACCTTCGGCGGTGCTGCCGGGTCGGTCGGCACAATCGCCGCCACCGTCCCGTCCGGGTGATATGTCACCGCATAAAACTGCGGCACATAGACACCGCGCAGCCGTGCCGCCCGCCGCAGGAATTCCACCTTCTCTCGCCCGCCCGCAGCGCGCCACTCCTGATAGAGCGCAAGAAGCTCGGGCAGCGCTTCCTCAGCATCGCCGATCAGAAAGAGGTCAACAAAGAGCGACATCGGCTCAGGGTTGACGGTAGAAGGACCGCCCGCAAGCACGATCGGCGCAGCATCATCCCGCTCCGCTGCGCGCAGCGGCAGGCCGGCAAGGTCAAGGATCGTCAGCGCATTCGTGAAGCACTGCTCGTAGGCGAACGAAAAGCAGATCAGGTCGAAGTCCGCAAGCGGC from Dehalococcoidia bacterium includes:
- a CDS encoding TIGR03960 family B12-binding radical SAM protein — protein: MPRRWDPTMLQQLDRILPRVQKPARYTGGEFNSIVKDWSRAAVKVALAFPDVYEVGMSNLGLGIIYHLINAREEWLAERVYAPWPDMEAELRRVGLPLYALESRRPLADFDLICFSFAYEQCFTNALTILDLAGLPLRAAERDDAAPIVLAGGPSTVNPEPMSLFVDLFLIGDAEEALPELLALYQEWRAAGGREKVEFLRRAARLRGVYVPQFYAVTYHPDGTVAAIVPTDPAAPPKVRRAIVRQLPPLPTKPIVPYLETVHDRVAVEVMRGCTRGCRFCQPGMVTRPVRERSTEEILATVEELLRNTGYDEVTLLSLSTSDHSTIDEVATRLAERYAEDHIQISLSSLRVDSFSVKLADAVAKGKKAGLTFAPEAGTQRLRDVINKPLTEEDLMRSVELAFQRGWDGIKLYFMIGLPTETDDDVRGIVTLIRKVHALGRQYRGARAEVRVTISTFVPKPHTPFQWAAQAEPEEIARRIKIVQDGLRIPGVKLSWHDAGESRLEAALSRGDRRLGEVIERAYRKGARFDAWGEHFKPAIWDEAAAECGLDLSWYAYRRRPLDETLPWSHIDTGVSEAFLRWDYRRSVREETTPDCHYDVCSACGLHKTFEPCTTLFNATLEERVAVRKAALAAGRGRG